Within the Flavobacterium sp. CG_23.5 genome, the region TATGGAGCATGCACTTTTGAACTTAATGGTTTGTCTATTAAATTTCGTACCGCTAAGATTACACCAACTAAAATTGGCCAATTCGTTACTTTATGGAAGAGAATCGAAAAAGGTCCTATTCAACCATTTGACATCACGGACTCTATTGATCGATTTGTTATCAGCACCCGAAAAGACAACCGTTTTGGACAATTTATATTCCCAAAATCGGTACTTTGTGAGCAGGGAGTGATTTCAACGAACAACAAAGAAGGGAAAAGAGCGATACGAGTGTATCCGCCTTGGGATAAAACTACGAACAAACAGGCGCAAAAAACCCAAAAATGGCAATTGGATTTTTTCTTAGAGATTCCCAGTGA harbors:
- a CDS encoding MepB family protein; its protein translation is MFWTTFNTIHSDLLAIKELIYDANDYRYTFPIKEAESSEYGACTFELNGLSIKFRTAKITPTKIGQFVTLWKRIEKGPIQPFDITDSIDRFVISTRKDNRFGQFIFPKSVLCEQGVISTNNKEGKRAIRVYPPWDKTTNKQAQKTQKWQLDFFLEIPSDKPIDMERAKILYGLKS